A single Thermaerobacter sp. FW80 DNA region contains:
- the cutA gene encoding divalent-cation tolerance protein CutA: protein MGSTKATNSGLPSPVAGSSADEPARASRAAAAPAGAPAAAAAAASEAGQGGATGGGEAVLVYVTAANAGEARRIGRQAVEQRLAACANVYPHIDSFYWWQGELVEDHEAVVILKTRRARVPELIAAVRSWHSYSVPAILVLEVRDGNPDYLRWLAEETAGERPGASG, encoded by the coding sequence ATGGGAAGCACCAAGGCCACGAACAGCGGGCTGCCGTCCCCGGTCGCCGGGTCCTCGGCGGACGAACCGGCGCGGGCGAGCCGGGCCGCCGCGGCACCCGCCGGGGCACCCGCGGCGGCTGCGGCGGCTGCGAGCGAGGCGGGCCAAGGGGGGGCGACCGGTGGCGGGGAGGCCGTGCTGGTTTACGTCACCGCCGCCAACGCCGGGGAGGCCCGGCGCATCGGCCGCCAGGCGGTGGAGCAGCGGCTGGCCGCCTGCGCCAACGTGTACCCGCACATCGACTCCTTCTACTGGTGGCAGGGCGAGCTGGTGGAGGACCACGAGGCGGTGGTGATCCTGAAGACCCGGCGGGCCCGGGTGCCGGAGCTCATCGCCGCGGTGCGCAGCTGGCACAGCTACTCGGTGCCGGCGATCCTGGTCCTCGAGGTGCGCGACGGCAACCCGGACTACCTGCGCTGGCTCGCGGAGGAGACGGCCGGCGAAAGGCCCGGGGCAAGCGGCTGA
- a CDS encoding Lrp/AsnC family transcriptional regulator: MVVLDKTEREIIKLLQKDGRMSFVDMAEQIGVTEGTIRRKFYRLLEEGVIKIAAVTDPFEVGFNAPAIIGLNVDQSRIREIVEQLTRLPRVHYVAMTTGIYDIIVYAFFSDNKEMASFLLEDLSKIDGITNTQTSLVLDIYKQDFAIGLPQRQEEGRRRRRRSAAPR; this comes from the coding sequence ATGGTGGTGCTGGACAAGACGGAGAGGGAGATCATCAAGCTCCTGCAGAAGGACGGGCGCATGTCCTTCGTGGACATGGCGGAGCAGATCGGGGTCACGGAGGGGACCATCCGGCGCAAGTTCTACCGGCTGCTGGAAGAGGGCGTGATCAAGATCGCCGCGGTCACGGACCCCTTCGAGGTGGGGTTCAACGCGCCCGCCATCATCGGCCTGAACGTGGACCAGAGCCGCATCCGCGAGATCGTGGAGCAGCTGACCCGCCTGCCCCGGGTCCACTACGTGGCCATGACCACGGGGATCTACGACATCATCGTCTACGCCTTCTTCTCGGACAACAAGGAGATGGCGTCCTTCCTGCTGGAGGACCTGTCCAAGATCGACGGCATCACCAACACCCAGACCTCCCTGGTGCTGGACATCTACAAGCAAGACTTCGCCATCGGGCTGCCCCAGCGCCAGGAGGAGGGCCGTCGTCGCCGGCGCCGCAGCGCCGCGCCCCGCTGA
- the gabT gene encoding 4-aminobutyrate--2-oxoglutarate transaminase: MAGSIVRRTEIPGPRSRQLMALKQQYVANAKSVLAPVFIERAEGALITDVDGNTYIDLAGGFGVMNVGYSQPAVVEAICRQVRLYTHTDFTVVPYEPYVRLAERLAEIAPISGPVKAAFFNSGAEAVENAVKIAKHYTGRRAVIAFEGAFHGRTWMALTLTHKAKPYKVGLGPFVPEVYRAPYPYPYRGPEGMTPEEVGLWAYRQLERLLEVTVAPEDVAAIVIEPVQGEGGFVVPPANFLPRVRELCTRHGIVLILDEVQTGFGRTARMFACEHFGVEPDLMTVAKSIAAGMVLSGVIGRAEIMDAARDTAIGGTYVGNPVACAAALAVLDVFREQNLLARADEVGRRFRRRFEAMQRRFVQVGEVRGLGAMVAMELVKDRATKEPATEEVGQVIQEALQRGVITARAGLYGNVIRVLAPLVITPEQIDEACDVLEEALAAVFR, from the coding sequence GTGGCAGGCTCCATCGTACGCCGGACGGAGATTCCCGGGCCGCGCTCACGCCAGCTGATGGCGCTGAAGCAGCAGTACGTCGCCAACGCCAAGTCGGTGCTGGCGCCCGTCTTCATCGAGCGGGCCGAGGGCGCCTTGATCACCGACGTCGACGGCAACACCTACATCGACCTGGCGGGCGGCTTCGGCGTGATGAACGTGGGCTACTCCCAGCCGGCGGTGGTAGAGGCCATCTGCCGCCAGGTCCGCCTCTACACCCACACCGACTTCACCGTGGTGCCCTACGAGCCCTACGTGCGGCTGGCGGAGCGCCTGGCGGAGATCGCGCCCATCAGCGGGCCGGTGAAGGCGGCGTTCTTCAACTCCGGGGCGGAGGCGGTGGAGAACGCGGTCAAGATCGCCAAGCACTACACCGGTCGACGGGCGGTGATCGCCTTCGAGGGCGCCTTCCACGGCCGCACGTGGATGGCCCTGACGCTGACCCACAAGGCCAAGCCCTACAAGGTGGGGCTGGGCCCCTTCGTCCCCGAGGTCTACCGGGCACCCTACCCCTATCCGTATCGCGGCCCCGAGGGCATGACGCCCGAGGAGGTCGGGCTGTGGGCTTACCGGCAGCTGGAGCGCCTGCTGGAGGTGACGGTGGCGCCCGAAGACGTGGCGGCCATCGTGATCGAACCGGTCCAGGGCGAGGGCGGCTTCGTGGTGCCGCCGGCCAACTTCCTGCCCAGGGTGCGGGAGCTGTGCACGCGGCACGGCATCGTGCTGATCTTGGACGAGGTGCAGACGGGCTTCGGCCGGACCGCGCGGATGTTCGCCTGCGAGCACTTCGGCGTGGAACCCGACCTGATGACGGTGGCCAAGTCCATCGCCGCCGGCATGGTCCTCTCCGGCGTCATCGGGCGTGCGGAGATCATGGATGCCGCCCGCGACACCGCCATCGGCGGCACCTACGTGGGCAACCCCGTGGCCTGCGCCGCGGCCCTGGCGGTGCTGGACGTGTTCCGCGAGCAGAACCTGCTGGCGCGGGCCGACGAGGTGGGGCGCCGCTTCCGCCGGCGGTTCGAGGCGATGCAGCGCCGGTTCGTCCAGGTCGGCGAGGTGCGCGGCCTCGGCGCCATGGTGGCCATGGAGCTGGTCAAGGACCGCGCCACCAAGGAGCCGGCCACCGAGGAGGTCGGCCAGGTGATCCAGGAGGCGCTCCAACGCGGTGTGATCACCGCCCGCGCGGGCCTGTACGGCAACGTGATCCGGGTGCTCGCCCCGCTGGTGATCACCCCCGAGCAGATCGACGAAGCGTGCGACGTGCTGGAAGAGGCTCTGGCGGCCGTGTTCCGCTGA
- a CDS encoding Crp/Fnr family transcriptional regulator → MGEDRPWTRSGGGAATAHETKRGRLPAPTGSRSARVAGLPPALFAPAAPSGAPGPQGYPRRVAPPARCDLPPGWPAEAAAHAAWALRQAEVRRWPAGATLFAGPRRGGGLFWLRRGVVRLAAPGAGGEPVLVAVVAAPALTGDPGPLFGRASVPLTATCITACDAAYWPYPRFRAMMTQRPELAVLLAYQGMEAFHQATQRIAGLLSPHARLRVLHVLVLLARAFPLPDGSGSRLPAALTQQAIGLAANAGRVTVNRVLADLRRRGIVGRTRPLFIRSPERLQALLREEEAAVAPEGADLG, encoded by the coding sequence GTGGGAGAGGATCGGCCCTGGACGCGGAGCGGCGGTGGCGCCGCCACCGCCCACGAGACGAAGCGCGGACGACTCCCGGCGCCGACCGGCTCCCGCTCCGCCCGCGTCGCCGGGTTGCCTCCGGCGCTGTTCGCGCCGGCAGCGCCGAGCGGAGCCCCGGGCCCCCAGGGCTACCCGCGTCGGGTCGCGCCCCCCGCCCGGTGCGACCTGCCGCCCGGCTGGCCGGCGGAAGCGGCCGCCCACGCGGCGTGGGCGCTGCGGCAGGCGGAGGTGCGCCGCTGGCCGGCGGGTGCCACCCTCTTCGCCGGTCCCCGGCGCGGTGGCGGTCTCTTCTGGTTGCGCCGCGGTGTCGTCCGCCTCGCGGCACCCGGCGCCGGCGGGGAGCCGGTGCTGGTGGCGGTGGTGGCCGCTCCTGCCCTCACGGGGGATCCCGGCCCCCTGTTCGGCCGCGCCAGCGTCCCCCTGACCGCCACCTGCATCACCGCCTGTGACGCGGCGTACTGGCCGTATCCGCGGTTCCGGGCGATGATGACCCAGCGCCCCGAACTGGCCGTGCTCCTCGCCTATCAGGGGATGGAGGCCTTCCATCAGGCGACCCAGCGGATCGCGGGCCTCCTCTCGCCCCACGCGCGCCTCCGGGTTCTCCACGTCCTGGTCCTGCTGGCGCGGGCCTTTCCCCTTCCCGACGGTTCGGGGAGCCGGCTCCCGGCCGCCCTGACGCAGCAGGCCATCGGGCTCGCGGCCAACGCCGGCCGCGTGACGGTCAACCGCGTCCTGGCCGACCTCCGACGGCGCGGGATCGTGGGTCGCACGCGGCCGCTGTTCATCCGGTCGCCGGAGCGGCTGCAGGCGCTGCTGCGCGAGGAGGAGGCGGCGGTGGCCCCGGAGGGAGCGGATCTGGGCTGA
- a CDS encoding SWIM zinc finger domain-containing protein: MDSLRPGVRPTASALMAAVDEAMLQRLVPEPVRIRALDLFLLGRVESRLVSGTRLLGEVRGSRGVYRTVVHVLRGPEGPDAAAQCECPRRARAGLCKHAVALLYAWIHEPATFASLDDRLRRLEERPRGQLLELIHRLVEEEPALLATLDAAGAGPHADTPDAAGGPGEGEREGEAERDEGSTDAPSPARWVLQLERQPDPEPEEVRRWLATLAPPRAEARSPGRGGGDGAPTGAAGPPAEGPAGADPNPVGASPGAGDDGEAAGLRSALSLLLQGALWRQAGLAVAARARGEAAAARWLEQRWQDLARTAVLLGRAPRGPASAAGAECGLTSVVLTAQALGVPALLAASRFLLEGGHEGMALGLARCALERARTPAEVADARARLAQVWLARGQPERALPYLAANFTAQPDAERLAAVEAAARAAGQWDQLAPEVAQHLEALGDAPLLAEFLRRQGAWDELAARLDDPAWRGALPTRLLLAIADGLRRRDPARAAALYREAMARPDAGDPRAIAARWEALAHRLGRDDGLPPGGPDGRGPEGHRDGGA, from the coding sequence ATGGATTCGTTGCGTCCCGGCGTCCGGCCGACGGCGTCCGCCCTGATGGCGGCCGTCGACGAGGCCATGCTGCAGCGCCTGGTTCCAGAACCCGTGCGCATCCGTGCCCTGGACCTGTTCCTCCTGGGCCGAGTGGAATCCCGCCTGGTCTCGGGGACGCGGCTCCTCGGCGAGGTCCGCGGCAGCCGGGGCGTGTACCGCACCGTGGTCCACGTCCTCCGCGGCCCCGAAGGGCCGGATGCCGCGGCCCAGTGCGAGTGCCCTCGCCGCGCCCGCGCCGGCCTCTGCAAGCACGCCGTCGCCCTGCTGTACGCCTGGATCCACGAACCGGCCACCTTTGCCTCCCTGGACGATCGGCTGCGGCGCCTCGAAGAGCGCCCCCGGGGGCAGTTGCTGGAGCTGATCCACCGTCTGGTGGAGGAGGAACCGGCGCTGCTGGCCACCCTGGACGCCGCCGGCGCCGGCCCGCACGCCGACACCCCTGACGCAGCCGGTGGCCCCGGGGAAGGGGAGCGAGAAGGGGAGGCGGAAAGGGACGAGGGCTCCACGGACGCGCCGTCCCCGGCCCGGTGGGTGCTGCAGCTGGAGCGGCAGCCCGATCCCGAACCCGAGGAGGTCCGACGCTGGCTGGCGACCCTGGCACCGCCCCGTGCGGAGGCCCGGTCTCCGGGGCGAGGGGGCGGCGATGGTGCGCCGACGGGTGCCGCGGGCCCACCGGCGGAGGGGCCGGCCGGAGCGGACCCGAACCCCGTTGGCGCCTCCCCCGGTGCCGGGGATGACGGGGAAGCCGCCGGGCTTCGGTCGGCCCTCAGCCTCCTGCTCCAGGGAGCCCTCTGGCGGCAGGCCGGCTTGGCGGTGGCGGCCAGGGCCCGCGGCGAGGCGGCCGCCGCCCGGTGGCTGGAGCAGCGCTGGCAGGACCTGGCTCGGACCGCGGTCCTGCTTGGTCGCGCCCCCCGTGGGCCGGCTTCCGCCGCCGGGGCCGAGTGCGGCCTGACCTCGGTCGTCCTGACGGCCCAGGCCCTGGGCGTCCCGGCCCTGCTGGCGGCGAGCCGGTTCCTCCTGGAGGGGGGCCACGAGGGCATGGCCCTGGGGCTGGCCCGGTGCGCCCTGGAACGCGCCCGGACCCCCGCCGAGGTGGCCGACGCCCGAGCCCGTCTGGCCCAGGTCTGGCTGGCCCGCGGGCAGCCCGAGCGGGCGCTGCCCTATCTGGCGGCCAACTTCACGGCGCAGCCCGACGCGGAGCGGCTCGCGGCCGTCGAAGCGGCCGCCCGCGCCGCCGGGCAGTGGGACCAGCTGGCCCCCGAGGTCGCCCAGCACCTGGAGGCCCTGGGCGATGCCCCGTTGCTGGCCGAGTTCCTCCGGCGACAGGGCGCGTGGGACGAGCTGGCCGCGCGCTTGGACGACCCGGCCTGGCGGGGCGCCCTGCCGACCCGCTTGCTGTTGGCCATCGCGGACGGTTTACGTCGCCGTGATCCGGCGCGCGCAGCCGCCCTCTATCGGGAGGCGATGGCGCGCCCCGACGCGGGGGACCCGCGGGCCATCGCGGCCCGCTGGGAGGCCTTGGCCCATCGCCTCGGTCGGGACGACGGTCTGCCACCCGGCGGCCCCGACGGCCGGGGCCCCGAGGGGCACCGGGATGGAGGGGCATAG
- a CDS encoding Yip1 family protein — protein MTERPHGRPDEAAGAPPGDGAAARDEPATRAGGPTPGRPAEASPAAPGDEASPRPEAPGMPAAPATPVQGPGRATEPEGEGATTGDRQPQGDGQPAVDGGAPPTAPSRWVDEGHEERAHPGDDDGADGNGPAAEPGPDADPGRRLEPVDAPRLGLVDWVYGVIFAPRATFARLATMERPPLGLLVGVALVVIVASGLVQGAAVARDLAVPGVPGQDPILPADGVQGPRLALAMGVGLAVLGVATLFLGAGLLHLVADLVGGRGSGANLLAALALALLPPNLIGIPLEALTSRLDGAGGALRDLGAVAMVVWSGVLLYHALRATKRLSRTDALIVLFAPWLAVTALAAVLALAVAGLAFAVGG, from the coding sequence GTGACCGAGCGCCCGCACGGCAGGCCGGACGAGGCTGCCGGCGCGCCGCCTGGCGACGGGGCCGCGGCGCGGGACGAACCGGCGACACGCGCCGGGGGGCCGACGCCGGGGCGGCCGGCGGAGGCGTCCCCCGCGGCGCCGGGCGACGAGGCATCGCCGCGGCCCGAGGCGCCCGGGATGCCCGCGGCCCCCGCGACCCCCGTCCAGGGACCGGGACGTGCCACCGAGCCGGAAGGGGAAGGCGCCACGACGGGAGACCGGCAGCCGCAGGGGGACGGGCAGCCGGCCGTCGACGGCGGCGCGCCACCGACCGCGCCGAGCCGATGGGTGGACGAGGGGCACGAGGAACGGGCCCATCCCGGGGACGACGACGGTGCCGATGGCAACGGCCCGGCCGCCGAGCCGGGGCCGGACGCCGACCCCGGCCGTCGCCTGGAGCCGGTCGATGCGCCGCGGCTCGGCCTGGTCGACTGGGTGTACGGCGTGATCTTCGCCCCGCGGGCGACCTTCGCCCGGCTGGCGACCATGGAGCGACCGCCCCTGGGCCTGTTGGTGGGGGTGGCCCTCGTCGTCATCGTGGCCAGCGGGCTGGTGCAGGGGGCGGCGGTCGCTCGCGACCTGGCCGTGCCGGGGGTGCCAGGGCAGGACCCCATCCTCCCCGCCGACGGGGTGCAAGGTCCCCGGCTGGCCCTGGCGATGGGCGTCGGCCTGGCCGTGCTCGGCGTCGCCACCCTCTTCCTCGGCGCGGGGCTGCTGCACCTGGTGGCCGACCTGGTCGGCGGCCGCGGGAGCGGGGCCAACCTGCTGGCCGCCCTGGCGCTGGCGCTGTTGCCCCCGAACCTGATCGGCATCCCCCTCGAGGCCTTGACGTCCCGGCTGGACGGCGCGGGCGGCGCCCTGCGGGACCTGGGCGCGGTGGCCATGGTCGTCTGGTCCGGGGTGCTGCTCTACCACGCCCTGCGGGCGACGAAGCGCCTCAGCCGGACCGATGCGCTGATCGTCCTCTTCGCGCCCTGGCTGGCCGTGACGGCCCTGGCGGCGGTGCTGGCCCTTGCCGTGGCGGGGCTGGCCTTCGCGGTGGGCGGCTGA